In Bythopirellula goksoeyrii, a single window of DNA contains:
- a CDS encoding beta strand repeat-containing protein, whose product MKLFKCLRYSAVLLFTCHLAHAANTVDPDSLGSTDVVQDPDGTPVTLSNPLLDPLSLGADNLAIGNTGNGELSIDAGSSISNSIGYVGYQSTSVGTVTVEGANSVWTNTGSLSIGYFGSATLNILDGAEVTTGTTGAVAIQGASDGIVNVQGLNSTWTVAGNLFVGASGTGTLNIENGGTVTNAFTGRIGSGGVGFINVIGVDSSWTSSGGLIVGQGGNGTLSIENGGSAAGSYIRVADLPGSTGSATVDGAGSILSTNFSLSIGGSEVASGGIGTLNLNNSGMATVVGTTRLWSGGTLTMNGGTLTTGSFTNTSGGTLDFDDGELIVDGGTFNQGTANLTLDGAMLTDNPTLTLINGASTANVGSVYLGETDSGTLNVLSGSTLTSSVSSIGRQVGTTGAVTIDGTGSTWTLNTPAGNQGLYVGNSGDGTLTISNGGAVSNSFIHIGDKTGSSGLVTVDGTGSTLTNTGNLLIGNNSDGTLNIQNGGSVSGSGHAYIGSLSGSTGTATITGAGSSWTTQSNNIVVGGLGEGTLNILDGGSVYNGFGYVGWDTGGDGGTVNVDGTGSNWTNHELFIGAGSNGTLSITDGGNVSNGWGYIAAGSASTSSATVDGVGSTWTSTSDFSVGHGGNGTLTIQNSGSVSVLGTGNTYIGNLAGSTGTVTVDGTASSWTNSGGIIVGNGGDGTLDVTDGGSVSNTTGRIGNLAGSTGSTTVTGLGTSWINTTDLRVGNSGEGTLSIQSGATVSNTAGSIGHSLGAVGDVTVSGMGSMWVSTGNLIVGNSGDGELIIQNGGSVSNVEARISNGGSATGSVTVNGTGSMWTNTSKLIVGNNGTGTVAVQNGGTVSSSTGELGEVTGSSGTVIVDGSGSAWNISGLLTVGNTGSGAGILNISAGGEVTNASARLGSSSISTGTVTVDGTASTWTNTDSLYLGGNATTAGGTGTLSITDGGLVTVANTTKLWGGGDSLTVDGGTLHTGSLTRGNGSTFNFHDGEIFVDGGALEIQSSLLSVDGNNLDDHPTLTLQNGASSVNLQSTSLWVGESHRGSLNILDGSSITSGQSLIGYFPDSMGTAIVDGPGSQWTIPTQLIQVGSSGNGALEITNGGSLSVGSTSYIAAGSQSGSVLVSGSGSNWNTAEDLHVSYAGVGGLRIQDGGVVSNQIGYVGYLSESTGSVVVDGAGSVWNNVSELNVGYNGNATIEISDGAMVISLHAYIGRNAGSTGTVTVSGLESTWNMDGYYPIIGFAGDGTLEILDGGSVSSRYGYVGYQTGATGGVVVEGVNSNWSLEQPIFIGVSGGHGTLTIRNGGSVSSSASSYVGHAGSAARGIVTVSGIGSTWTNAGDVYVGGYSSTAGAFGNLSVHNGGLVDVTNSLTVWETGQVNLSTGTINAIDFELAGGTLSGFGTVNANISGGSTITAAGGVLSVGNESSTSGFNYSGNTIITTSGTLEILDADSAEMGTLTVLNGGALVGRNGMTLGVGDTLSGYGIVVGDVTGPGNNQIASIPLGTVDFRGTLDVGSNTANIYSQGRPIINGTLHFEGGTLVTPTNSILVGNNGKIKGHGDLSGIIFLGDIGSTIHSEGELLTLVVGNGTAPNGFYTNGNIQLEDSTTLLLEDLNDAVLDSGAWVFLDSGIGGGPSPTNTTLAAANGLTLNYGGNITGVGNVDTPNDPAKPFINNGHVVGLQPSEPIYLTGYVKGVGTLDNVVITGTDAPGFSPATVNRGSVAYDGVLEIEIGGTSLGSFDRLQHIIGAGIANLGGTLDVSLFKGFTPSLGDTFEIITATSIQGTFANVVLPQLASPLAWSLNYQSNSVSLAAILDGDFDFDGDVDGRDFLIWQRNPSVGNLNDWQSNYGFITPLLASSSAVPEPSSLLLGALTIGLFLIHRKKSICLT is encoded by the coding sequence ATGAAACTCTTCAAATGCCTTCGTTACTCGGCCGTCTTACTGTTTACATGCCATCTCGCTCATGCCGCCAACACGGTCGACCCAGACAGTCTTGGGTCAACCGACGTGGTGCAGGATCCGGACGGCACGCCGGTCACGCTCTCTAATCCATTGCTAGACCCGTTGTCACTGGGCGCTGACAACCTTGCGATCGGCAATACGGGCAACGGGGAATTATCGATTGATGCCGGCAGCAGCATATCAAATTCAATAGGTTACGTTGGCTATCAGAGTACGTCCGTCGGAACCGTGACTGTAGAGGGCGCGAACTCAGTCTGGACCAATACAGGCAGCTTGAGTATTGGATATTTCGGGAGCGCTACACTGAATATCTTGGATGGGGCAGAAGTGACCACGGGCACCACCGGTGCTGTTGCCATTCAAGGAGCTTCTGACGGGATCGTGAACGTGCAGGGTTTGAACTCGACTTGGACGGTGGCGGGAAATCTGTTCGTAGGTGCCAGTGGCACGGGCACACTCAACATTGAGAACGGTGGAACCGTCACGAATGCATTTACTGGGCGAATCGGATCAGGAGGGGTGGGTTTCATCAACGTTATAGGCGTGGATTCATCGTGGACAAGTTCGGGGGGTCTCATCGTCGGGCAAGGTGGAAATGGCACTCTCAGCATTGAGAACGGCGGATCGGCCGCAGGATCCTACATCAGAGTGGCAGATCTTCCCGGTTCCACAGGCAGCGCCACAGTCGACGGCGCTGGATCGATCTTGTCCACCAATTTCTCGTTGTCGATAGGCGGTTCTGAAGTAGCTTCCGGTGGCATAGGCACACTCAATCTCAACAATTCGGGGATGGCCACTGTGGTCGGGACGACCAGACTATGGTCCGGCGGGACACTCACGATGAATGGTGGTACTCTCACCACAGGTTCATTCACAAATACAAGTGGCGGCACACTGGATTTCGATGACGGCGAATTGATCGTCGATGGGGGTACTTTCAATCAAGGCACAGCCAACCTTACACTCGATGGCGCTATGCTAACTGACAACCCCACACTCACGCTCATCAATGGTGCCTCGACTGCCAACGTGGGGTCCGTCTATCTAGGTGAAACCGACAGCGGCACTCTGAATGTCCTGTCGGGTAGCACACTCACCAGCAGTGTCTCGTCGATTGGCCGCCAAGTAGGAACCACAGGCGCAGTGACCATTGACGGCACGGGTTCAACATGGACACTCAACACGCCAGCCGGAAATCAGGGACTGTACGTAGGCAACAGTGGCGACGGCACACTGACGATCTCCAATGGTGGAGCAGTATCCAATAGTTTCATTCACATTGGAGACAAGACAGGGTCCTCAGGCCTTGTCACTGTCGATGGAACGGGCTCAACCCTGACCAATACCGGCAATCTCTTGATCGGTAACAATAGCGATGGTACCCTCAACATTCAGAATGGAGGTTCTGTCTCCGGTTCCGGACATGCCTATATAGGCTCTCTCAGTGGATCCACTGGCACCGCCACGATTACCGGTGCTGGCTCTTCTTGGACTACTCAATCCAACAATATTGTTGTCGGTGGCCTAGGCGAAGGGACACTCAATATTTTAGATGGAGGCAGCGTATACAATGGGTTCGGTTACGTCGGTTGGGATACCGGAGGCGACGGGGGGACAGTTAATGTTGATGGCACTGGTTCCAACTGGACCAACCATGAGTTGTTTATTGGCGCTGGTAGCAATGGAACACTTAGTATCACTGACGGCGGTAATGTTTCCAACGGTTGGGGCTACATCGCGGCCGGCAGTGCTTCCACAAGTAGTGCTACTGTCGACGGAGTTGGCTCGACTTGGACTAGTACAAGTGATTTCAGCGTCGGTCACGGCGGCAATGGGACCCTTACCATTCAAAACAGCGGTAGTGTATCGGTCCTGGGGACAGGAAACACCTATATTGGAAATTTGGCTGGTTCTACCGGAACGGTCACAGTCGATGGTACGGCTTCGAGCTGGACGAATTCGGGCGGGATTATCGTCGGTAATGGAGGCGACGGCACACTTGATGTCACGGACGGCGGCAGCGTGTCCAATACCACCGGGCGAATTGGCAATCTCGCTGGCTCGACCGGTTCAACCACCGTAACCGGTCTTGGCACTTCATGGATTAATACTACAGACCTGAGAGTCGGTAATTCCGGCGAAGGAACATTGTCGATTCAATCTGGCGCCACTGTGTCAAACACAGCGGGATCGATTGGTCATTCGCTTGGTGCCGTTGGCGATGTCACTGTCAGCGGCATGGGTTCGATGTGGGTAAGTACGGGAAACCTGATAGTCGGAAACAGTGGTGATGGCGAATTGATAATCCAGAATGGCGGCAGTGTTTCAAATGTGGAAGCACGTATCAGCAATGGAGGCAGTGCCACAGGATCTGTCACCGTCAATGGCACAGGATCGATGTGGACAAACACGAGCAAACTCATTGTTGGCAATAATGGTACCGGTACCGTGGCTGTCCAAAACGGCGGTACAGTCTCCAGTTCCACCGGAGAACTCGGAGAGGTGACCGGCTCAAGCGGCACTGTGATAGTCGATGGAAGTGGCTCTGCCTGGAATATCTCCGGCTTGCTCACAGTGGGAAACACTGGTAGCGGGGCTGGCATTCTCAACATCTCCGCAGGCGGTGAAGTCACTAATGCGAGCGCTCGCCTTGGAAGTAGCAGCATTTCCACTGGCACTGTCACGGTTGACGGTACCGCTTCGACGTGGACCAACACCGACTCGCTTTACCTGGGCGGCAATGCCACGACAGCGGGGGGCACGGGCACACTGAGTATCACCGATGGCGGACTCGTCACCGTGGCTAATACCACGAAACTCTGGGGCGGCGGCGACTCACTTACCGTCGACGGCGGCACGCTGCACACCGGCAGCCTCACTCGCGGCAATGGCAGCACCTTCAACTTCCACGATGGTGAAATCTTTGTTGATGGCGGCGCCCTGGAAATACAGTCCTCGCTGCTATCCGTCGACGGAAACAACCTGGATGACCATCCCACGCTGACGCTCCAAAACGGTGCGTCCTCAGTCAACCTCCAGTCGACATCGCTGTGGGTAGGCGAATCCCATCGAGGCTCGCTCAACATCTTGGACGGAAGTTCGATCACTAGCGGTCAAAGTTTGATAGGCTATTTTCCCGATTCGATGGGAACGGCTATTGTGGACGGCCCCGGATCGCAATGGACAATACCTACGCAACTTATCCAAGTGGGGAGTTCCGGCAACGGAGCTCTCGAAATCACAAATGGCGGAAGCCTCTCGGTCGGATCAACCTCATATATTGCTGCGGGAAGTCAATCCGGCTCCGTACTTGTGTCCGGGAGCGGGTCGAATTGGAACACTGCGGAAGACCTTCACGTTAGCTATGCTGGGGTCGGAGGACTACGTATTCAAGATGGCGGCGTTGTATCGAATCAGATCGGTTATGTCGGTTACCTCTCCGAATCAACGGGTTCCGTTGTCGTCGACGGGGCAGGTTCCGTTTGGAACAATGTCAGTGAATTAAACGTCGGGTATAACGGAAACGCAACAATTGAAATTTCCGACGGTGCAATGGTGATAAGCCTACATGCCTACATTGGCCGCAATGCTGGTTCAACCGGGACCGTAACCGTCAGCGGCCTCGAGTCGACCTGGAATATGGACGGGTACTATCCGATTATCGGCTTTGCCGGCGATGGAACGCTCGAGATCCTAGATGGCGGCAGCGTCTCCAGCCGCTACGGGTACGTTGGCTATCAGACCGGTGCAACCGGCGGAGTAGTCGTCGAGGGCGTGAATTCCAACTGGTCGTTAGAACAGCCGATATTTATCGGTGTATCGGGTGGCCACGGCACATTAACGATCCGAAACGGCGGCAGCGTATCGAGTAGCGCCAGCTCCTATGTCGGCCATGCGGGCAGCGCCGCTCGGGGCATTGTTACTGTCAGCGGCATCGGTTCCACCTGGACGAATGCAGGCGATGTCTACGTCGGCGGATACTCAAGTACTGCCGGTGCCTTCGGAAACCTTTCCGTTCACAATGGTGGACTAGTTGATGTTACGAATTCGCTGACCGTGTGGGAAACGGGACAAGTTAACCTGTCCACCGGCACGATTAACGCCATCGACTTCGAACTCGCCGGCGGAACGCTCAGTGGATTCGGAACCGTCAACGCCAACATCTCCGGCGGCTCCACCATCACCGCCGCTGGCGGCGTGCTCTCTGTTGGCAACGAGTCGAGCACAAGTGGATTTAACTATTCCGGCAATACGATCATCACCACCTCCGGCACGCTCGAAATCCTCGATGCCGACTCAGCCGAGATGGGAACCCTGACTGTGCTCAACGGCGGTGCATTGGTTGGTCGCAACGGCATGACTCTCGGCGTCGGCGACACACTCAGCGGCTACGGCATTGTCGTGGGTGATGTCACCGGCCCCGGCAACAATCAAATCGCCTCGATACCTCTCGGCACGGTCGACTTTCGTGGCACGCTCGATGTCGGTAGCAATACGGCTAATATTTATTCGCAAGGGCGTCCGATAATTAATGGCACTCTTCATTTCGAGGGGGGTACACTCGTCACGCCGACGAACAGTATACTTGTCGGCAACAATGGCAAAATTAAAGGCCACGGCGACCTATCCGGAATTATTTTTCTTGGCGATATTGGATCTACGATCCACTCAGAAGGAGAGCTGCTGACGCTGGTCGTTGGCAATGGCACTGCTCCCAACGGTTTCTACACCAACGGCAATATACAACTCGAGGACTCCACTACGCTCTTGTTGGAAGACCTCAACGACGCTGTCCTAGACTCGGGAGCGTGGGTGTTTTTGGATTCAGGGATCGGGGGAGGGCCATCTCCCACCAACACAACCCTTGCAGCCGCCAATGGCTTAACGCTCAATTATGGCGGAAACATCACCGGTGTTGGAAATGTGGATACGCCCAACGATCCAGCCAAGCCTTTCATCAATAATGGCCATGTTGTCGGTTTGCAACCATCAGAACCCATCTATCTAACCGGTTATGTCAAAGGTGTCGGCACTCTCGACAACGTCGTGATCACCGGCACCGACGCTCCCGGTTTCTCTCCTGCAACGGTCAACCGTGGTAGCGTGGCTTACGATGGTGTGTTGGAGATTGAAATCGGAGGAACGTCACTCGGCAGCTTTGATCGACTGCAACACATTATCGGCGCTGGAATTGCCAATCTAGGCGGTACGCTCGACGTATCGCTCTTCAAAGGGTTTACACCATCCCTAGGTGATACGTTTGAGATCATCACGGCCACCTCCATCCAGGGTACATTCGCAAATGTCGTGCTACCACAACTCGCCAGTCCGCTGGCATGGAGCCTCAACTACCAAAGCAACTCGGTATCGCTGGCGGCCATCCTGGACGGTGATTTTGATTTCGATGGCGACGTCGATGGCCGCGACTTTCTAATTTGGCAACGAAATCCTAGCGTTGGCAACTTGAATGATTGGCAAAGCAACTACGGCTTCATCACCCCACTCTTGGCCAGCAGTTCGGCAGTTCCCGAACCGAGTTCGCTGCTACTAGGAGCTTTGACGATTGGATTATTCCTAATCCATCGGAAGAAATCTATTTGTCTCACTTGA
- a CDS encoding beta strand repeat-containing protein encodes MKTLSLRLTTIGILVLALNLQSDAQVFQYDGHSTTDNLWSTATNWVGNVAPTGGATTEIHILDNVAFVGSSNQGIGTPLDLNVLSFQMPTDASHQITGSPLRFTGTAPTINVEDGPSSRAVANDLVLDANLTVAIEQDIYLSGAISGSGGILAVGNSTLDWLNLSGSSANTYAGITQVQGMDLYLNKSNNVIAVPGDIEISHGGSLRLAGDNLIAATANLMLLGGTFQQNQAQTLNSIVIDTSVASSAIYLYNAFEPLVVTGSITQTGPGFGYLGSSTGNLNGKLDLNGGTKVFDIDGGTLTIAAIVQNGGIDKQGSGTLSLSNTNTYTGGTTVTAGRLRGNTNALIGNIPNSGVIEFAQSSSDTYSGVISGTGSFEKTNGGTLTLGAAQTYTGSTTVSQGSLAIGGNEFIADSSDLIVSNSGTFDVATFNETVGTVTISSGSIIGSGVLNGSSYDAQGGTVSVALAGTGTLTKTTNATSTLSGNNTYQGGTFVNQGTLVLSGDERLADTGSVEVSSGTLQVTGTETVGAVTFNSGTINGNGKLIASSFAVQSGSAQVELSGSGALTKTGTGSFIVSNSATYSGGTFVNAGTLQLSGSERLPDAGAVEINGGNLIVSGSESIGALTLIDGNVSSGTLNATSLDVRKGIITSRLTGTAALTKSTSDTVTLRGFSNNYSGGTTVNAGILAGYTSALQGTIVNNATVRFESSSGTFNGVISGTGNVEINTGVAYSAVNTYTGGTTITSGYLYTDSSYVPGDVAMSNGTLYFNDSGAGAFANAITGTGVVYLQGTGEVTLSGNNTFSGVTYLTQGGLAIGSNSAIDGGSTLVMYPGATIRAEGATRTLASPLDISFGGSPHTFGGSEDLTFIDTTPISLQFDHQLISTNSATTTIDAAISAPLGSVIHASAGNFVLGNPNSFLGFQSLGTLLIDSGATLTLRSAGYVDLGALTPLAGGTLATVNGVSLGASENIVGNGTVSGPVAAQIGSVIAATTGNLTLGDSTAVAGFYSDGELRTRQHTVTINDANEAVLGSLTTLGDGASGGTLVAGAATVGDTAPHFLVEQGKNVTGRGTIEGNFKNNGHVIGDGTATGERIAFGSDWTVSGIGTFENTLVLGTFAPGLSPAIVAGENFSFAGMVEMELGGTTPGSGSNNHDQIIDAATMELLSGVDLELKPWHGFQPQVGDSFKLLLSDQNLLGTFDEVMVDPYFQALGIDFDLHYTANSLTAVAVAAGLAADFDADGDVDGRDFLIWQRNPTLGGLDDWHANFGDVAPLWASTSAIPEPNSLLLATLACSMCFLRRRANH; translated from the coding sequence ATGAAAACTTTGTCTCTGAGACTAACAACGATCGGCATATTGGTCCTGGCCCTGAACCTGCAGAGCGATGCTCAGGTCTTTCAATACGACGGCCATAGCACAACAGACAACCTGTGGTCCACAGCCACCAATTGGGTGGGCAACGTGGCACCGACCGGGGGAGCAACCACTGAGATTCACATTCTCGACAACGTGGCGTTTGTGGGTAGCTCAAATCAGGGTATTGGTACGCCACTGGATCTCAACGTGCTTTCCTTCCAGATGCCTACCGATGCTTCGCATCAGATAACTGGCAGTCCGCTACGGTTCACGGGCACCGCGCCCACGATCAATGTAGAGGACGGCCCGAGCTCGAGAGCTGTTGCTAACGATCTAGTTCTTGACGCCAATTTGACTGTTGCCATAGAGCAAGACATCTACCTATCTGGGGCAATCAGTGGTAGTGGCGGAATCCTTGCCGTTGGGAATAGTACCTTAGATTGGTTGAATCTCTCTGGTTCCTCAGCAAATACGTATGCAGGAATTACCCAGGTTCAAGGAATGGATCTGTATCTCAACAAGTCGAACAACGTGATCGCCGTCCCGGGAGATATAGAAATCAGCCATGGGGGATCTCTCCGTCTGGCTGGTGACAACCTAATCGCTGCCACGGCAAACCTTATGCTGCTGGGTGGCACTTTCCAGCAGAATCAAGCGCAAACTCTCAACTCGATTGTCATCGACACGAGCGTGGCGTCGTCTGCGATCTACTTATACAATGCGTTTGAACCACTGGTAGTTACTGGCTCGATTACTCAAACAGGTCCCGGCTTTGGTTATTTGGGCTCATCCACCGGCAATCTCAACGGCAAGCTAGATCTCAACGGCGGTACGAAAGTCTTCGATATCGACGGGGGAACGCTTACGATTGCTGCCATCGTGCAGAATGGTGGCATCGACAAGCAGGGGTCCGGCACGCTTAGCCTCTCAAATACGAACACTTACACAGGTGGAACGACTGTCACGGCAGGGAGACTGCGGGGAAACACGAATGCATTGATCGGAAATATTCCCAACAGCGGTGTTATAGAATTTGCGCAGAGCTCTTCAGATACCTATTCGGGCGTAATATCGGGAACGGGCTCCTTCGAAAAGACAAACGGCGGCACGCTCACCCTCGGGGCCGCGCAGACTTACACCGGTTCCACCACGGTATCGCAAGGAAGCCTCGCCATCGGTGGTAATGAATTCATTGCCGACTCCTCCGACTTGATCGTGTCGAACAGTGGCACGTTTGATGTAGCAACGTTCAACGAAACTGTGGGAACGGTAACCATCTCGAGTGGGAGCATAATCGGCAGCGGCGTACTGAACGGCAGCTCCTACGACGCCCAGGGTGGGACGGTCTCTGTAGCCCTGGCTGGCACCGGTACTCTTACCAAGACCACGAACGCGACGTCGACGCTCTCGGGCAACAACACCTACCAAGGTGGGACCTTCGTCAATCAAGGGACGCTCGTTTTAAGTGGTGACGAGCGGCTCGCCGACACGGGTTCGGTAGAGGTTAGCAGCGGCACCCTGCAAGTAACAGGCACAGAGACTGTCGGAGCTGTGACCTTCAATAGCGGCACGATCAATGGCAATGGAAAGTTGATCGCGTCCTCTTTTGCGGTCCAATCAGGCTCGGCTCAAGTTGAGCTGAGTGGCTCAGGGGCTTTGACCAAAACCGGCACAGGGAGCTTTATTGTCTCTAATTCAGCGACCTATTCCGGCGGTACGTTCGTCAACGCAGGCACTTTGCAACTTTCCGGATCTGAACGCCTTCCCGACGCCGGGGCCGTGGAAATCAATGGCGGCAATTTGATTGTGTCTGGTAGCGAATCGATTGGGGCACTCACACTCATCGACGGGAACGTCAGCAGCGGCACGTTAAATGCCACCAGTCTCGATGTTCGCAAAGGCATCATCACCAGCAGGCTTACCGGCACGGCGGCACTGACCAAGTCAACGTCCGATACGGTAACCTTACGCGGATTTAGCAACAACTATTCGGGTGGAACGACCGTCAACGCAGGGATTTTGGCCGGTTACACTTCCGCTCTCCAGGGGACGATCGTTAACAATGCCACGGTGCGTTTCGAAAGCAGCTCTGGTACTTTCAACGGCGTCATCTCAGGTACCGGCAATGTGGAAATCAATACAGGTGTTGCCTACTCGGCAGTGAACACCTATACCGGAGGCACAACAATCACTTCGGGCTACCTGTATACGGATTCAAGCTACGTACCGGGCGACGTGGCAATGAGCAACGGTACGCTATATTTTAACGACAGCGGCGCGGGCGCCTTTGCCAATGCCATCACAGGCACGGGTGTGGTCTACTTGCAAGGCACCGGCGAAGTGACCCTCTCGGGCAACAACACTTTTTCAGGAGTCACTTATCTAACACAAGGGGGACTGGCTATCGGCAGCAACTCAGCCATCGATGGAGGATCGACGCTGGTCATGTATCCTGGTGCGACGATTCGCGCGGAGGGAGCGACTCGAACACTGGCTAGCCCATTGGACATCTCTTTCGGTGGCTCGCCACATACGTTTGGTGGCAGCGAAGACCTGACGTTTATCGATACGACGCCTATTTCCCTCCAGTTCGACCATCAGTTGATATCTACCAACTCGGCCACCACAACTATCGATGCGGCAATTTCTGCCCCACTGGGGTCTGTGATTCATGCCTCGGCAGGCAATTTCGTCTTGGGCAATCCTAACAGCTTCCTCGGGTTCCAATCGCTCGGCACGCTGCTCATCGACAGCGGCGCGACCCTGACCCTGCGTTCTGCGGGATACGTCGACTTGGGAGCACTCACACCGCTGGCCGGTGGCACGTTGGCAACGGTCAATGGTGTTTCGTTGGGAGCCAGTGAAAACATCGTCGGCAACGGCACGGTCTCCGGACCCGTGGCCGCACAGATTGGCTCGGTGATCGCCGCCACTACGGGCAACTTGACCTTGGGAGACAGCACCGCAGTCGCCGGGTTCTATAGCGATGGTGAACTGCGGACCAGACAACATACCGTCACGATCAACGACGCCAATGAGGCAGTCCTCGGCTCGCTCACTACGCTGGGCGATGGCGCGAGCGGCGGCACACTTGTAGCCGGTGCGGCGACGGTCGGTGATACCGCCCCGCACTTCCTGGTCGAACAAGGCAAAAACGTCACCGGCCGCGGCACCATTGAAGGCAACTTCAAGAACAACGGCCACGTAATCGGCGATGGCACCGCCACGGGTGAGCGGATTGCCTTTGGTTCCGACTGGACCGTGAGCGGCATCGGCACCTTTGAGAACACGTTGGTGCTGGGCACCTTCGCCCCCGGCTTGAGTCCGGCCATTGTCGCAGGAGAAAACTTCAGCTTTGCCGGCATGGTCGAAATGGAACTAGGTGGAACCACTCCCGGTTCGGGCTCCAACAATCACGATCAGATCATCGACGCGGCAACGATGGAACTGCTCTCCGGTGTGGACCTGGAACTCAAGCCCTGGCACGGCTTTCAGCCGCAAGTGGGCGACAGCTTCAAACTCTTACTTTCCGATCAGAACCTGCTCGGTACGTTCGACGAAGTCATGGTCGATCCTTATTTTCAGGCTCTCGGCATCGACTTCGATCTGCACTACACCGCGAACTCACTAACGGCCGTCGCCGTCGCTGCGGGACTTGCGGCAGACTTCGACGCCGACGGCGACGTCGATGGCCGCGACTTTCTAATTTGGCAACGAAATCCAACTCTTGGGGGTCTTGATGATTGGCATGCGAATTTCGGGGACGTCGCACCTCTCTGGGCAAGTACTAGTGCGATTCCTGAACCAAACTCACTTCTGTTAGCCACACTCGCCTGTTCAATGTGTTTCCTGCGCCGCAGAGCGAATCATTGA
- a CDS encoding sialate O-acetylesterase, with translation MKLFRSLSAVCFFMGAVSCAALVSRAEVSVPNIFSEHMVLQQKQQNKVWGKAEPGEKVSVKIDGQTVDTTAGEDGTWSVMLDPLEAGGPHELVIAGKNTITIGDVLVGEVWICSGQSNMEWAVNNCFDADLVKTTANYPNIRMVNFPNTGSQEPVWTHPDARWQVCSPSTVGSYSAVGYFFGRELEQALDVPIGLINNSWGGSAADAWVNRELLEASDEYQPSLERWQKMEEQYESLTAKTDLTEEEKKQLANFKNHQMKGNQRPGNLYNGILKSHLGYGIQGVIWYQGESNAGRAYQYRDLFPLMITNWRNEWKEGDFPFYWVQLADFGAEKPEPSESGWAELREAQTMTMDKLPNTGEAVIIDVGEGKDIHPRNKVTVGQRLARWALANQYGKKIATHSPRFSSMEKQDGKIILSFDHVDGGWRPFDVNEPIGFTIAGADKQFVKADAKILDDGRIEVSSSKVTDPVAVRYAWADNPVCNMYDMVGLPLTPFRTDDWPGVTVDNH, from the coding sequence ATGAAATTGTTCCGATCTCTCTCAGCAGTTTGCTTTTTCATGGGCGCTGTTTCTTGTGCGGCACTTGTCAGTCGTGCCGAGGTTTCAGTCCCCAATATCTTTAGTGAGCACATGGTACTGCAGCAGAAGCAGCAAAACAAAGTGTGGGGCAAGGCAGAACCTGGCGAAAAGGTTTCCGTCAAGATTGATGGCCAGACTGTGGATACGACGGCGGGAGAGGATGGCACTTGGAGTGTGATGTTGGATCCACTAGAGGCAGGTGGACCTCACGAATTGGTCATTGCCGGAAAGAACACCATTACGATTGGCGACGTCCTAGTGGGTGAGGTTTGGATCTGCTCTGGACAATCGAACATGGAATGGGCTGTAAACAATTGCTTCGATGCCGACCTCGTGAAGACGACGGCGAACTACCCCAACATTCGCATGGTTAACTTCCCCAACACGGGAAGTCAGGAGCCTGTCTGGACTCATCCCGATGCGCGGTGGCAAGTCTGTTCTCCCTCCACCGTTGGAAGTTACTCAGCGGTGGGATATTTCTTTGGACGCGAACTTGAACAGGCCCTCGACGTGCCCATTGGCTTGATTAACAATTCCTGGGGTGGTTCTGCGGCGGACGCCTGGGTTAATCGAGAGTTGCTGGAAGCAAGTGACGAGTATCAACCGTCTCTCGAGCGTTGGCAAAAAATGGAAGAACAATATGAATCGCTCACCGCCAAAACCGACTTGACCGAAGAAGAGAAAAAACAACTAGCGAATTTCAAGAATCATCAAATGAAAGGAAATCAACGCCCTGGCAATCTCTACAATGGAATTCTCAAGTCCCATCTGGGCTACGGAATTCAGGGCGTCATTTGGTATCAAGGTGAATCGAATGCGGGCCGCGCGTACCAGTATCGCGATTTGTTTCCCTTGATGATCACTAATTGGCGCAACGAATGGAAAGAGGGTGATTTCCCATTTTATTGGGTCCAATTGGCGGATTTCGGAGCGGAAAAACCAGAGCCAAGTGAGAGCGGCTGGGCAGAGCTGCGTGAGGCCCAGACGATGACGATGGATAAACTGCCGAACACGGGCGAAGCCGTCATCATCGACGTGGGCGAAGGCAAAGACATTCATCCTCGTAACAAGGTTACCGTCGGACAACGGTTGGCCCGCTGGGCGTTGGCCAATCAGTACGGCAAGAAGATCGCCACGCACAGCCCAAGGTTCAGTTCCATGGAAAAGCAAGATGGCAAGATAATCTTGAGTTTCGACCATGTCGACGGCGGCTGGCGACCTTTTGACGTGAACGAGCCCATCGGCTTTACGATTGCCGGAGCGGACAAGCAGTTCGTCAAGGCCGACGCGAAAATCCTGGACGATGGGCGCATCGAAGTCTCCAGCAGCAAAGTCACTGACCCTGTAGCAGTACGCTATGCATGGGCAGATAACCCAGTTTGCAACATGTACGATATGGTCGGTCTGCCACTGACTCCATTTCGTACGGACGATTGGCCGGGAGTGACGGTTGATAATCACTGA